The Akkermansia sp. RCC_12PD genome contains the following window.
AAGGCCTGAAAAACTCGCCGCCCTCAAGGAGCGCATGGAATCCCTGGGAATCCGGGAGCAGGACCTGGAGGAAAGTTTTGTTAGAGGCGCCGGGCGCGGCGGCCAGAAGGTGAACAAAACCAACAATTGCGTTTATCTTAAACATGTCCCGACGGGCATCGCCGTCAAGTGCCACGTGGACCGTTCCCGGGAGCTCAACCGCTTTCTGGCGCGCCGGGAACTGTGCGACGCCGTGGAACGGCAGCAGACGGGCCAGTGCGCCTCAAAAGCCCGCGTTATCCAGCGCATGCGCAAACAGAAGGACAGGCGCAGAAGGCGTTCTTCGGCGCATTCCCGGCCGCCAGCGGAAGACATAAGACATGTAAGCAATTCCCGTGAACGCGCCGCTGCATGTATCCCTGCTCCATGGGCAATTTCCTGGTAGTCCCCGTTCTGCCGGACGGGACTGGTTTCTGTATTGACTTTCCGGTATGTCCTGATATTTTTAGTCCGAAATCAGACTATTTATTACATGCACCTCGACCTCAAATCCACGATCAGGCGTTACTACCAAATCTGGCTTGAAACCAACGAGCTTTATTCCCAATGGGCCGAACAGCACGGAATCACGATCAACACGCTTCTGGTGCTGTACATGGTGCGGAATACCGAACGCTGCACCCAGACGGACCTATGCAGGATGCTCATGCTTCCCAAGCAGACGGTGAACAGCATCCTCAAAAACCTTGAAAGCCGTGGTTACGTTTCACAGCAGACGGACAGCGCCGACAGGCGCAACAAGATCATCATTTTTTCCCCTGAAGGCAGGGATTACGCGGAACACGTCCTGACCGAACTTTACGAGGCCGAATCGGAAGCGTTCAATGCCAT
Protein-coding sequences here:
- a CDS encoding peptide chain release factor-like protein, coding for MVRPEKLAALKERMESLGIREQDLEESFVRGAGRGGQKVNKTNNCVYLKHVPTGIAVKCHVDRSRELNRFLARRELCDAVERQQTGQCASKARVIQRMRKQKDRRRRRSSAHSRPPAEDIRHVSNSRERAAACIPAPWAISW
- a CDS encoding MarR family transcriptional regulator, with product MHLDLKSTIRRYYQIWLETNELYSQWAEQHGITINTLLVLYMVRNTERCTQTDLCRMLMLPKQTVNSILKNLESRGYVSQQTDSADRRNKIIIFSPEGRDYAEHVLTELYEAESEAFNAMSLEEVNGLISHSRTYLRHFRKAAHP